CGCTCCTCGTCGGGCAGCGCGCGGATGGCCTGGCCCAGCCATACCGCACGCGGACACGGCTCGGCGGCGGACGCCACGTCGCGCGCCGCGCCGGCCATCGTTGCGAGCGGCGGCGCGGGGAGGTCGTGGCGCATCGCGTCGGCCAGGCGACTGCGCGCCACCTGATAGAGGAAGGTGCGGAACGAGGCGCTGGCGAGGTAGCGCCCGCGCGCCTGGTGCAGTGTGGCCCAGCAGTCCAGCACCACCTCGTCGATCCGGTCGCGGTGCGGTGAGCACCAGTCGATGAAACCGTACACGCCGCGGCTGTGGCGCCGGTACAGTTCCTCGAACGCGGCCAGGTCGCCCTCGCGGTAGCGCAGCGCCAGGTCTTCGTCGGAGAATGCGGTCAACATGCTTCCATCATAACACCGCGGTCGTTACAGTGCCCTCACAGCGGCTTGATGAACAGCCCGACCGTGAGCGCCACGCCGATGCACACGATCGCCACGCGCAGCGCCTTCTCGTTCACGCGCCGCAGCGCCAGCGTGCCGAGCAGGCCGCCAATCACGGCGCCGGCGGCCAGCACCAGCGCCTGGCGCCAGTGCAGTTCGGGCGACGTCACGAACAGGACCACGGCCGACGCGTTCATCACGCCGGCCAGCACGTTCTTGGTGCCGCCCGCATTGCGCGCCGACTGGCCGGCCAGCGTCAGCGCGGCCATCATCAGGATCCCGATGCCGCCGCCGAAATAGCCGCCATATACGCCGATCAGGAATTGCGCGAAGGCGGTCGCGCCCGGCCCGATGTGCAGCGCCCCTTCGGCACCGGGCTTGCGAAAGAACGAGCCCCAGGTGAACACCGCGGTCGCGAACAGC
This genomic stretch from Massilia sp. 9096 harbors:
- a CDS encoding sulfite exporter TauE/SafE family protein; protein product: MLLVVFLAGLWAGVQNTLAGGGSFVTLPALIVSGMTPLAANITSTVALFPGQITAGYAGRKLATGAGRVPFWALFVLSLIGGALGGLLLLHTSPDVFARLVPWLVLFATAVFTWGSFFRKPGAEGALHIGPGATAFAQFLIGVYGGYFGGGIGILMMAALTLAGQSARNAGGTKNVLAGVMNASAVVLFVTSPELHWRQALVLAAGAVIGGLLGTLALRRVNEKALRVAIVCIGVALTVGLFIKPL